The genomic segment aaaataatatatctgcaTGGCCTAATCAATAGTTCAAGTCACACACTCCCATAATCCATCCTCTCTTCGGAAAATTCACTTCAACTATTCGTATCAAATAAGGAATACAATACCTCGAAGTTGAAGAAAAGTATCCaaataacatgtcttattttttcaataatccatatttctagcaatgaaatattattgtctATCGTTCCTCCCCAGTATGATATATGATCAATTACAAATATCTATGATTCTATAAAGGACCCGAAATACCTTGCTTACGTATCATTGGAAAATGCATTAACATAAATACGGCAGTAAGAAGAGGCAATACAAAAGTGTGTAAACTATAAAAACGAGTCAAAGTGGATTGGCCCACACTAGCACTTCCGCGTAATAACTCTACCAAAGGCGATCCTATTACGGGAATAGCTTCAGGTACGCCTGTCACAATTTTTACTGCCCAATAACCAATTTGGTCCCGAGGTAAGGAATAACCAGTTACACCAAAAGATGCCGTCAATACAGCCAAAACTACACCTGTAACCCAAGTTAATTCGCGGGGTTTTTTAAATCCACCTGTAAGGTACACACGAAATACGTGCAAGATCATCATTAGAACCATCATACTTGCTGACCATCGATGAACTGATCGGATTAACCAACCAAAGTTGGCCTCGGTCATTATGTATTGAACAGAGGAAAAAGCCTCTGTAACGGTTGGACGGTAGTAAAAAGTCATAGCAAAACCTGTAGCTACTTGTACTAAAAAACAAGTAAGTGTGATCCCCCCTAAACAATAAAATATGTTGACATGAGGAGGAACATATTTACTAGTTATATCATCTGCAATCGCCTGAATCTCAAGACGTTCCTCAAACCAATCATATACTTTATTGAGATAGGTAACCAAGGCCAAGGGACTCCCCCTCTGAGAACCGTATATGAAAATTTCATCTCGTACGGCTCAAGCAGAAACACACAAATGCTGATTTCAACGGATATGTAATAGAAAGTTAAAAACTTCTTAGCTTAGCCGCTTGATTTGCCCCGACCCGAAGATACGAagtaacaaaaataagaaatttcTTCTTTGTATGATAATGCCTCAAAATATCAAGTTGGCTCATCTGTCTCTTTTGATGTTGATCATTACAGGCCTTTTGAATCTTCTCTtccctatttttttatttgttattttatttcttgtttttttGTGTAATGCGGATTGATTCTTGTTTTACTATTGATAGGAATTTGCTTGTTGAGACCCTATGAATCAATTGAAACCCCAGATTCATACTAGAACCACGATGATTTAATTTAATAAAGCAAAGCCTCAAGCTAAACTCAAAGGTTCTCTGAGTAAGAACCCTTTGATGATcacttattcgatgaatgtaatgACTCAACAAAATCTAGAAAAAGAGTTGTCCTTCGGTCAAGAAAAAAATAAGTCCGAAGGAAGAAAAATCGTTTGATTTAGGAAATATCTATTTGAAAATTTCTGAGTCCGGTTGCGAGGTCTGAATAGTAGGTATGAATCAtagttttaatatttcttttattaatcTATTCTATATTCTATATATATTCCGTGCTCCAGATACTAGAATAACTATCCGACGAAATAGAATCATCTCGATAGAGATAACAGGACCATTCTCTgtattatcaataggatcaattaTAACAAGTCACACACTCATATTCCGGAGATACCGAAACAAATAAATTCCACGGTCGAACTACCAGAATGGTCTAGAAATCCGAGTTTTAAGTAAAGTAATTTTTTTGATTGAAAACTAGGACTTCAAAGTTCTTATAAACTTAACTCATTGTAATTCCATCCAGTAAAACGGAAGAATTATAAATTTCCAAAATAATAGATAGGAATACCGTAAATAGGGCCATTGCGACTCCCATTAATGGTGTAGTCCCCCAGCCCGGAGCTACTTTACCATATTCCGAATTCAATGGTTTCAATAAATTCCCTACAGTAGTTTGTCTTGGCCCAGATCTAGAACTATCCTCAACGGTTTGTGTAGCCATAAATCCTATTTAATCATTGGTTGAGATCTGTTGACTTTGTATACCATTCCGTTGTAGTTGTAAATAAACGATCTTATCGTAGATCCATTGTGATCTTGAAATTGTCTAAAAATGGAAACAGCAACCCTAGTCGCCATCTTCATATCTGGTTTACTTGTAAGCTTTACTGGGTACGCCTTATATACCGCTTTTGGGCAACCCTCACAACAACTAAGAGATCCATTCGAAGAACACGGGGACTAGTTGAAGTAATGAGCCTCCCATATGGGGAGACTCATTACTTCAACTGagataatgaaaaattatttcattttttagttGGAACCTTAGGCGGTTCTCGAAAAAAGATAGCGAAAAAAATTATCCCTAAAGTCGAGACTAAAAGGAATGTATAAACCAATGCTTCCATAGATTCGATCGTGGTTTACAATTATAGCTTCCACACCTATTCATTTGGCATCATTTAccatataaagaaaaggaaagagtcaAAGAAAAGATGGTGATTCAAGTCAAGATTTCTTCAGTACCCTAAccctatgtcaaatcaaaaaaagaGGCGAAAGATACCAGAGCAATGTTGTATCAGACTACTTGTCTCTTTGTAGTTGGATCCCCAAGTTTTTGGAATGCTCCAAATTCCACTTGAGCATCCAAATCTGGATCAATGCCAGCAAAAACATCTCTGAACAAGGTTCTAGCGCCATGCCAAATGTGTCCGAAAAAGAAGAGCAAAGCAAACGTAGCATGGCCAAAAGTGAACCAACCCCTTGGACTGCTACGAAAAACGCCATCAGATTTCAAAGTAGCCCGATCTAATTCAAAAATTTCACCTAATTGGGCACGTCTAGCATATTTTTTTACAGTCGCAGGATCACTATAACTGACTCCATTGAGTTCGCCACCATAGAACTCAACAGTTACACCTACTTGTTCAACACTATACTTTGATTCTGCCCTTCTAAAAGGAACATCGGCTCTAACAATTCCGTCTCCATCTACCAAAACTACCGGAAATGTTTCAAAAAAGGTAGGCATACGACGTACAAAAAGCTCGCGCCCTTCTTTATCTCTAAAGACGGGGTGTCCTAACCACCCAACAGCTATTCCATCCCCGTTGTCCATTGACCCTGCTCTGAATAATCCCCCTTTTGCTGGATTATTACCAATGTAATCATAAAAAGCTAATTTTTCGGGAATTTTAGACCAAGCTTCCGATAAACTCAGATTTTGGGCTAGTCCGGCGCTAACTCTTCGATATATTTCTTGCTGAAAGTATCCCTGATCCCACTGATAACGAGTGGGACCAAATAATTCGATTGGGGTAGTTGCTGAACCATACCACATAGTTCCAGCAACAACGAAAGCTGCAAAAAAAACAGCAGCGATACTACTGGAAAGTACAGTTTCAATATTGCCCATACGTAATCCTTTGTATAGACGTTGAGGCGGACGGACACTAAGATGGAATAAGCCTGCTAATATGCCCAATGTACCCGCTGCAATATGATGAGAGGCTATTCCTCCGGGAACAAAAGGATCAAAGCCTTCTGCGCCCCACGCTGGACTTACGGGTTGTACTTTTCCAGTTAGTCCATAAGGATCGGACACCCATATTCCAGGACCATACAAACCTGTTACATGAAATGCGCCAAAGCCAAAGCAAGCCAACCCTGAGAGAAATAAATGAATTCCAAAGATCTTAGGCAAATCCAAAGATGGTTTGCCCGTACGTTCATCACAGAATATTTCTAGGTCCCAATACACCCAATGCCAGATAGCTGCCAAGAAGCACAAGCCAGAAAACACAATATGTGCCCCTGCCACACCTTCATAACTCCAAATACCGGGATTCGTTACAGTTCCTCCTGAAATACTCCAACCACCCCACGAATTGGTTATTCCTAAACGAGTCATGAAGGGTATAACGAACATACCTTGTCTCCACATTGGATCAAGAGCGGGGTCAGAGGGATCAAAAACCGCTAATTCGTATAAAGCCATCGAACCGGCCCAACCAGCAACTAGGGCTGTATGCATTATATGGACAGAAAGCAATCGACCGGGATCATTCAATACGACAGTATGAACACGATACCAAGGCAAACCCATGGAAATACCCCtttatcaaagaaaaatagacACTATGTCACTTTATTTTATCGCATTGGAAAAGACTATACTATGTATCTAACCTTTTCAGTAGATTCCGTATGAGAAAGGGTTAATTTTTATTCCGTTCCATTGAAAATAATGGAACAATTCTGTTCGTAAGAACAAAGAGAAGCAGATCTATTCTATACCCGATAAGTACCAATACGCAATGGGAGGATTAGTTCTACTTTCGGGAAACGAATGCATAGATACTTGTTTATTACTCCAACGATTGATCCGTTAGTTAAAATTTTTCTTTATTCATTCTGTCTTACTCTATAAAATAAACCTTCCAATTTATGTATAAAAATCTATGTATAAAATACAATAAACAGAAAAAGGGATGAAGACGATAAAGCCATTGTTATGTTTCCACATTAAAGTGAAGTATAGTActcaattttttctttaatttaatgcCCGTTGGTGTTCCAAAAGTACCTTTTCGGAGTCCTGGAGAGGAAGATGCAGTTTGGGTTGACTTATAGTGCGACTTGTCAGACATATTGGGTTATATGGAATTTACCCGTTCTCTCCCTCGATCGAAATATCCTCTGTTTCGCCTAAGAAATATTGTATTGAGTGAACCATCAATCATTCGGAGCGTGAAGTGCAAttagatcaatttatttattttgaggatcAATTAGGAGAATTTATGGTTGacttggaaaaataaaaataaaataaagtaataaagtatccagataaaataaagtaataaagtatccagGCTCCGTTCAGAAAATACCAAATTGGTAATCCATGTAATGTATGATTACCGCTTGTATCATAAACGATTCTTATCCTTATTATAGGAGTGATTTCAAACGTCCAACCAATAACCAACGGAATAGTATGATGAGTACATCGAATGATTGGGGAAAGGCATGAaacgaattgaaaaaaaaaagtcgtaACAAAAAGAAGTGGTACTGAGACCATTTGCCCTATATGTGCAAATGGAATTCGGACAGATCTTTTCCCGGAGTAGAACATGAACCTAAAAGAATTGAAAAGGCCCAttcagaaacaagaaaattacatCGTGATTTGAATGTCGATGAAACAATACATCAATGAGAGAGATTTGTTCAATTTCAATAAGTTCagtaaattctttttttataggTAAGGAAGCCAAAACTCATCTCATGTCTTTTTAAAAATGGAAGCTttattagaaaaacaaaaacctattacagaaaaaaaaaaaaaaaaaatagaactggAATCGACACATTGATTCTTTTTTCGCAATTTTTTTGAACCGTATGCATCCAAAGGTGCACGtacagttcctaaaggaaccaattTTGTCCTAATCAACCGACTTCATCGAGAAAGATTACTTTTTTTAGGTCAAGAGGTTAATAGCGAGATCTCAAATCAAATTGTTGGTCTCATGGTATATCTCAGTATAGAAGATAATACTAGGgatctttttttgtttataaacTCTCCCGGCGGATGGGTAGTATCAGGAATAGCTATTTATGATACTATGCAATTTGTGCCACCCGATGTGCATACAATATGCATGGGGTTAGCCGCTTCTATGGGATCTTTCATTCTGATCGGAGGAGAAATTACCAAACGTCTAGCATTCCCTCACGCTTGGCGCCAATgagtttttatttgaaaaaaaaaagaaagactatGCCTTCGCCATATTGAATATGAATAATAAGTAATAATAGCATGGCACTTCGAGTTCGATATGAACAAACCATTATTGTTTTTTCATAACATGAGATTTTGTATCGAGATAGTAGTATGAAACAAAGGTTATTTCCGATTTGTTGATTTTATGTGTCGGGGGTACATTTCAGCGTCACAAACCATTTTTCTTCCACACCAGAAGTTTCTTTCTGATATTTATGTTATGGAAGAGtacgaaaatgaaaaaaaaaaagatcagtttTCCTTATTTGATCGTATCAGAAAGGCACTTTGGGATTGCTAAATCACAGACGAGATAAATATATAAAGCAACAGAACCATCATAGTATTTTTGACTCCTACGAAAGGAAGGGTGGTAAATGGATCATTCAACGATCTGAATCAGAtggattctctttctttcttagatagaatagaagagaagaaaaaagtaaATTCCATTGCGGAGCCGTATGCAACGCACAGAAGATGCCTGTACGGTTGTtcaatttcttcttgttattttttttttatcccttacATTAGCCCAATCATACGAGATAGAGGAACCGTTCATGATGTtatatcaatatcaatatatttagggtcatgattcatcaacctgctagttctttttatgaatcacgAACAGGGGAATTTGTCCTGGAAATGGAAGAACTACTGAAACTTCGTGAAACCCTCACAAAGGTTTATGTACAAAGAACGGGCAAGCCTTTATGGGTTGTATCCGAAGACATGGAAAGGGATGTTTTTATGTCAGCAACAGAAGCCCAAGCTCATGGCATTGTTGATCTCGTAGCGGTCGAAAATGAAAATACCGGGGATTTCGTGTAAATCCATTTCAAACCATAATTCGAATTTTCTGTGATTTGGTATTGAATAGaaaaaattcataatcatcaatccAATCATCAGGTTAAGATCGATCTAAACCAACCCATTCCATTCtaattctatatatacatatatatatacgacaTGCCAACTATTAAACAACTTATTAGAAACGCAAGACAGCCGATAAGAAATGTTACGAAATCTCCCGCTCTTAGAGGATGTCCTCAGCGTCGAGGAACATGTACTAGGGTGTATGTGCGACTCGTTCAGATCATGAGTTCGAACAAATGAGACAATTTTTCCAGTGTCAATGACCGGTACCAATGAATAGGGTAAATGGAAAAGATCTATCATATACCTATATTGTGTATGGAATTTATGGTTTCCATTGGTGCAAATCCAATCACCTAGATTTGAGATGAAAAGCAATTCCCCATTGGTAGCAAATAGTTATCCATTAAGCGGAGGAAATAGtattataagaagcaaaaagattatgcgcCTATTGTTAAAAGAGCGGACTAAGAGGGTCAGCTACCTAGCCAACTTTCCTAATTAAATGCCGTCACTGTATAGATAACTCTTAGTGTGAAAAGAGTTATTACTCTATAATTGATGGGTAGAGCCAAAGAGTGTGAACTATACAAGTTCACAATACCATTTGGTTAAATGAAAGAAGAGGCTCCGGTGTATAGAGAGGACCTCACCGTTTAAGAAGTAACCATAGAAACGATGGAACCCACTATTTTTTTTGagtatcattataatttcttatttgcAGGTGAAATGCCTGGACGGAATAAAAAATTGTGGTCAGGAAGGTTATAGTAGCAAAAGCCAttggaatttatattttatatatcggaATAATCCGTTTTGTTATTAATCGACCGTGAGAGGGGAAAAGGATGACTGAAAGAATCGAAATCAATTAGTTATTCATTAAGGTTTAATTTGATTCAATGACCAGAGTTAGACGGGGATATACAGCTCGGAGACGTCGAACAAAAATTCGTTTATTTGCATCAACCTCTAGAGGAGCTCATTCAAGACTTACTCGAACGATTACTCAACAGAAAATGAGAGCTTTGGCTTCCTCTCATCGAGATAGAGGCAGGCAAAAGAGGGATTTTCGTCGTTTGTGGATCACTCGGATAAATGCAGTAACTCGTGATAATAAGGTATTGTATAGTTATAGTAGATTAATACACAATCTGTACAAGAAGCAATTGCTTCTTAATCGTAAAATACCTGCACAAATAGCTATATCAAATAAGAATTGTCTTTACATGATTTCCAACAAGATCATCAAATAAAGTAGATTCTAAAGTAATATACAGTACAGGAATGATTGAAACAGAATTCCCCGGAGAAGGAACTCCGggaaaatagaataaaaagaaattaagatAGTAATAGGAATGAACGAAtatgtttcaataaaaaaaattttctccattttttgtttcttataacaCAGGAACCCGCTCTAGATTCTAGGCCTTTTCGAACAAAACATCAATCTGAGCTTGAGTTACAATTGGAGTTTTGAGTCAATTGAAGAGTATGTctatttatttttggttctagGACCAGTAGTTCTGGGGATCGACTCGGCTCTCTCAAATTGTTTCTCATTATTAAGAAAAGGTAACAAAGATAAAATACGGGCTTGCTTTATAGCAATAGTAATTAATCGTTGTTGTTTCAAAGTCAATCTATTCACCCGCCTAGATAATATTTTTCCTTGTTCACTAATAAATCGACTAATTAAACTCATGTTTCTATAATCGATTCGATCCCCCGATCCAATTGGGGGCAAACGCCTACGAAAAGATCGCTTGGATTTACGAAAAGATTGCTTGGATTTATCCATGGTTTATTccttatttctaaaattctaTTTCTTTATTCACTTCAGTTCAGATCCGACCAAAATAGGCTTTGATTtgtatacattatgtatattatatatcttatacattatgtatattatacattatgtatattatatatgttaaatatatgttaagtatgttaaatatatgttaagttcttctaaatatatgttaagttcttcctcttccttggcgAGAGCGCACACGCGTTCTGTTCGATCTATTTCTTTATTTCTCCATGAATCGTATGCTTGTTACAATAGCGACAAAATTTTCTCAATTCTAATCGACCAGGCGTATTGTGTCGATTCTTTTGAGTAATATATCTAGAAATACCTGGCGATTCTTTATTGACATCATTTCGGGCACAACTGGTACATTCCAAAATAACTATGACTCTGACATCTTTACCCTTGGCCATGAACCTCCTTTGAATTTTGGATCGGCTTAACTCTTCTATTTTCGATCcgagctgaagaagaagaaaagaacaaaaaaaatcgaTAGAAGTTACTAACTAGAAATGGAATTTCTAAGTATTTCGTTGCAattatcatttcattatataatgataattaatattatattaatggagtaacaattttactagaataataaagtaataatttaatggagtaataattaaataatacaatttctttctaactctcaattgttcctatcctaaatctcaatattttattaatatttattttatttattatttaagttAAATATCTTCTTTCTATGCTATGATTTCGTGGAACTCGCCGTAGACTGGATCCACATTTTCATTTCTGTTCTCCAAAATTCGATCTTCGATCTACCACATTTTTGCTGAGGTTCAatacacttttttcttttccttcctatcCTAAAGAACTGAAAAAATAGGGGCGAAATTCGAAATTTTAGTCACGTGGAATTGTATCTctaattttcttcatttcttcgcaTATCAATCAATAACTAGAATTAAAAAAAGGGGAATGACAAGGCATCCGGAAATAACCGATTAATTTCTATCAATAGGCCTGCTAAAGACCCAAACCATAGAGTACTTAGCACAGGTGCCACGGAGAGATATGTTTTTATATCTCGCATTGAAAATCCTCCTTCTATTATGGATTGTAATACATATATGGTCAGATGCTGTAGTTCAAGATCATTTGTATTTTTTTACACGGAATTCCTAACTAAACAGGATTCCTAACTAAAATAGATATGTACAATGAAGcaatagatttttttctttttttgtaaaagaaaaaaaatctaatcccTTGTTCCTGAGCATTACTGATAAATATTAACTTTTTTATACGTTAGGTTTCAGATGtatataattcttttattatatgaaaccaaaaagaagaaatgacaagaaaattgtatatagatggaggagaaaatgacgatatggaaaacaagacagggattttgtacaatgaaactgtacaacaattttgaaaaggGATGTAGCGCAGCTTGGTAGCGCGTTTGTTTTGGGTACAAAATGTCACGGGTTCAAATCCTGTCATCCCTACCTATTACTTCTCCCATGGGCAGTAACGAGGGATTCATTGAGATCGATTAAAATTGGACATAATCTTCCGGTCTTGCATACTATATGTATGCAAGACGTATTGGGGGTAGAAAAATTACTTTTCTTTACAGTACAGTCGTATCTCCTGTCATAAGGATAAGAAAGCGCTCTTAGTTCAGTTCGGTAGAACGCGGGTCTCCAAAACCCGATGTCGTAGGTTCAAATCCTACAGAGCGTGATTCGGTTTATTTGATgtcgaatcacaataaaataattaataatttaacaaaacaAAAAGTTGAATTGTAACTTGAATTTGACCTCCTTCCTGCAGGAGGtcaatcaaaaaaagaaagaaatattactCAATCAAAGGTCCAACTGATCACCACGTCTATATTGTAAATATGCGGTTACGAATAATCCTGCTAAAGTAATAGGAATTAGACCTAAGACGATTCCAAATAGAAAAACTTCAATCATTTCGGTTTGTTTAAGGGGATAAAAAGAAAGGTaagatctatccctaaatattAATCTGAATTATCCGTGAATCTCAATGACCAAGAATTGGCAATTGATGTGAGAAAGAACCATAGAATACCCGGAATCTCAGAGAAATAttcgtttttatcaatttttcattCAATTCATTTCAAATAAGTCGTATCTTGTTCAAACCAATGAATAGAGCTGAGGTTATAGTTAAAGCAGCCAGTAGAAAACCGAAATAACTAGTTATAGTAAGCATGAAAGAGCTAAATTAGATATGTTCTTTTGCTACATATGTTGATAAAACACTTACCTAAGTTTCAATTTTTACAAAATACGACGGCAAGAAAAAATCAATTGACAGAATTAGTTTAGTTCCAATTGAAAATTCTGGATTCATCAGTCATTATAGATAAGACTAACTAAGAGTGACATAGGTAGAAAAATTCGATTCATCTGCTGTGACATTGACCGATCCTATGATTCGGAATCAACAGATTCATTGTGGAatttgtgagttgaataaagtatttgtgagttgaataaagtaatagtaaaagtaagtaaaatataaagtataagtaaaagtaatagtAATTAAGAACTGTGCCGTGTAACTTCATTCAAAACTTAAATTACTTATGGACTTatacttaaatattaaataaaatattaaataaaatataagtaatttaagtaattttggaataaaagaattggatttgaaaattccattttaatcatttcctttctaTTTCAATAGGATCTAATCCTTTTTGGAACGAACGGCCTGATACtatttaccttttatttattttaactcatTGGACTCAGTACAGTAATAGGTTGCTTAATTGCCCATAACATAATATttcgaatgaaaagaaaaaggtgtCCCACGATCTATCGAAAAAAATAAAACCTTTactctatttttcatttttatatttttattcttttttttcaggTCCAACTCGATTCAAAGACGAACAACTTCCATTATCCTTTTAGATTCTATATTCTGTCTTTCCATATCATGGAGTTCCATACTTCTAGTTTGGTCAAGAAAGAACCTTTGTTTTGGATCTAATACAATAACGGTTGCATCACGAATATGGATTGTTCCAACTGGGTTCTGTTTCTTTCATGTTCTGTTTCTTTCACTAATATAGTATATACTATTGTATTTTGTATTAcagtatatttattgtattatacgACCAACCAATTACTTGaaataaaaagatttgaacaaaaaAACTTTTAACCAAAAAATGGGTTTATTATAGATTTCGCATACATATAATTGAATTGTGTGAATATTATAATATGCTTCATAAATTATTAGAAACCATCGATTCACGCTTTTCCAAGATCTTTACTTTCTATTATGAATCCAATAATGGAAATCTTATAAGGAATTTGAGTAATTTTCTATTGATCTATTGAATAACATAGAGTTATGCATAGacaaggaacaaaaaaagaagaaaagaattatgTAGCATTTCGGTACCGATCGAGACTGCGTTGCTGTGCCAGAGGAAGGATAGCTATACTGATTCGGTATACTTGAAATAAACCTTTGGTACAAAATTGACGATCTCACAAAGATGCAATATCAGTAGTTTTCCATTTACTGATCCCATCTTTCAAGGAATCGATTCCCTTTTTTGAATGTACAAAAATTTGTGGAGCTCAGAATGTCTGGAAGCACGGGAGAACGTTCTTTTGCTGATATTATTACCAGTATTCGATACTGGGTCATTCATAGCATTACTATACCTTCCCTATTCATTGCGGGTTGGTTATTCGTCAGTACGGGTTTAGCTTACGACGTGTTTGGAAGTCCTCGGCCAAACGAGTATTTCACAGAGAGCCGACAAGGTATTCCATTGATAACCGGCCGTTTTGATTCTTTGGAACAACTTGATGAATTTAGTAAATCCTTTTAGGAGGCCCCCAATGACCATAGATCGAACCTATCCAATTTTTACAGTGCGATGGTTGGCTGTTCACGG from the Musa acuminata AAA Group cultivar baxijiao unplaced genomic scaffold, Cavendish_Baxijiao_AAA HiC_scaffold_660, whole genome shotgun sequence genome contains:
- the LOC135662909 gene encoding cytochrome b6, which codes for MSKVYDWFEERLEIQAIADDITSKYVPPHVNIFYCLGGITLTCFLVQVATGFAMTFYYRPTVTEAFSSVQYIMTEANFGWLIRSVHRWSASMMVLMMILHVFRVYLTGGFKKPRELTWVTGVVLAVLTASFGVTGYSLPRDQIGYWAVKIVTGVPEAIPVIGSPLVELLRGSASVGQSTLTRFYSLHTFVLPLLTAVFMLMHFPMIRKQGISGPL
- the LOC135662905 gene encoding photosystem II CP47 reaction center protein, producing MGLPWYRVHTVVLNDPGRLLSVHIMHTALVAGWAGSMALYELAVFDPSDPALDPMWRQGMFVIPFMTRLGITNSWGGWSISGGTVTNPGIWSYEGVAGAHIVFSGLCFLAAIWHWVYWDLEIFCDERTGKPSLDLPKIFGIHLFLSGLACFGFGAFHVTGLYGPGIWVSDPYGLTGKVQPVSPAWGAEGFDPFVPGGIASHHIAAGTLGILAGLFHLSVRPPQRLYKGLRMGNIETVLSSSIAAVFFAAFVVAGTMWYGSATTPIELFGPTRYQWDQGYFQQEIYRRVSAGLAQNLSLSEAWSKIPEKLAFYDYIGNNPAKGGLFRAGSMDNGDGIAVGWLGHPVFRDKEGRELFVRRMPTFFETFPVVLVDGDGIVRADVPFRRAESKYSVEQVGVTVEFYGGELNGVSYSDPATVKKYARRAQLGEIFELDRATLKSDGVFRSSPRGWFTFGHATFALLFFFGHIWHGARTLFRDVFAGIDPDLDAQVEFGAFQKLGDPTTKRQVV